A genomic stretch from Phaeodactylum tricornutum CCAP 1055/1 chromosome 22, whole genome shotgun sequence includes:
- the COPdelta gene encoding predicted protein (delta coatomer, subunit of the Coat Protein complex COP I): MVVLSASVCTRQGKALVSRQFVEMNRLRVEGLLAAFPKLVGHTSQNHTYVETDSVRYVYQPLENQMYLLMITTKTSNIVQDLGTLRLLAKVVPDICGGLQEHAIHENAFDLIFAFDEVLTSGGYKEDASLSSIRTNLLMDSHEEKIHLALKQSKEDQAKAEMQRQAKTIKERQMAQLRNNMMQGGTGQSQPGYSPYHTPAPAIPEPPKVLAKSGMKLGGGAAGGGLGLGGNGMKKDVMAAMAAEDNLFGGTGAAGGNAFGLSSAPPKQTATPSTPLTLVMEEKVTVQMNREGAVESAEVKGTLTLTANTDAGALALVNVNKAQLPAQFSYATHPKVDKKAYETSGTLTLKGGKGFPLSRGVGILRWSYAGDDVAPLSINCWPEDEGGSINVNIEMELTRKDLVLQDVNILLPLGTTDAPVVESIDGVFKHDSRAGMMCWHFDQVDANTNATASMEFSIPGSDPDAFFPVQVGFRSETLLCPMEITSVTNSQSGAAIPHSMTKSFAPEAYTCA; encoded by the exons ATG GTTGTCCTTTCTGCCTCCGTCTGCACGAGACAGGGCAAAGCGCTTGTTTCGCGTCAGTTCGTGGAAATGAACCGCTTGCGAGTGGAAGGCTTACTAGCCGCCTTTCCCAAGCTCGTAGGTCACACTTCGCAGAATCATACCTACGTCGAAACAGACTCCGTGCGTTATGTGTATCAGCCACTCGAGAATCAAATGTATCTGTTAATGATCACCACAAAGACTTCCAACATTGTGCAGGATCTAGGGACCTTGCGTTTGCTCGCCAAGGTCGTTCCCGACATTTGCGGAGGACTCCAGGAACACGCGATCCACGAGAACGCTTTTGATTTGATCTTTGCCTTTGACGAAGTCCTGACGTCGGGAGGATACAAGGAAGACGCCTCGCTGTCCTCCATTCGAACCAATCTACTCATGGACAGTCACGAAGAAAAGATACATCTCGCGCTCAAGCAATCCAAAGAAGACCAAGCCAAGGCAGAGATGCAGCGCCAAGCCAAGACTATCAAAGAGCGTCAAATGGCGCAGTTGCGCAACAACATGATGCAAGGTGGTACTGGG CAATCTCAACCGGGTTATTCTCCCTATCATACTCCCGCCCCAGCCATTCCGGAACCACCCAAGGTTCTGGCAAAATCGGGTATGAAGCTGGGAGGTGGTGCAGCGGGAGGCGGTCTCGGACTTGGCGGCAATGGAATGAAGAAAGATGTCATGGCCGCCATGGCTGCGGAAGACAACCTGTTTGGCGGTACGGGTGCTGCCGGCGGTAATGCGTTTGGTTTAAGTTCGGCACCACCAAAACAGACAGCAACCCCCTCCACTCCTCTTACACTTGTCATGGAGGAAAAGGTTACCGTGCAAATGAATCGCGAAGGCGCCGTAGAATCCGCTGAAGTCAAAGGAACGCTTACGTTGACCGCCAATACTGATGCTGGCGCCCTAGCTCTAGTCAACGTAAACAAAGCACAACTACCAGCCCAGTTTTCCTATGCCACGCATCCAAAGGTGGACAAAAAAGCTTACGAAACGTCAGGAACGTTGACACTCAAGGGAGGCAAAGGATTTCCACTCAGCCGTGGAGTTGGCATTCTACGTTGGTCCTATGCTGGCGATGATGTGGCACCTTTGTCCATTAACTGCTGGCCGGAAGATGAAGGTGGCTCGATCAATGTCAACATTGAAATGGAATTAACTCGAAAGGACCTTGTGTTGCAGGATGTAAACATACTGCTGCCGCTGGGGACAACGGATGCACCGGTCGTCGAGTCGATTGACGGTGTCTTTAAGCATGACTCTCGCGCGGGCATGATGTGCTGGCATTTTGATCAAGTAGACGCCAACACCAACGCGACAGCGTCTATGGAATTTAGCATCCCTGGCTCTGATCCCGATGCTTTCTTTCCCGTCCAAGTTGGCTTTCGTTCCGAAACGTTGCTGTGCCCTATGGAAATTACTTCCGTGACAAACTCTCAGTCCGGCGCCGCCATTCCGCACAGTATGACGAAGTCGTTTGCGCCAGAAGCTTATACATGTGCTTAA
- a CDS encoding predicted protein, with amino-acid sequence MTNRHNHHNFIVRRVFAIYATFVPNVFNLFPIVFAFVAPSRQFGRSSFHSQPKLLMSASVDSKVDHVVIAGAGIVGTTTAYFLAMRYDVRVTLVDPTGSIAPAASGKAGGFLAKDWNDNSPTEALTRRSFDLHQQLADELGANTIQYRRLTCAAVSVDPFSSRRPNGKKLSTVEWAQHDDLAQNTVRGMQPLGDESTIAQVHPKRLCEELWKAAKKQVGGNSLRQGSVIGAVHDDESGRLQGAKLGDGSLLECDALLFACGPWTAPSMMQGVKYHSVVIPTSRVLSQCVFFSGCGDPEVYVRPDQTAYCTGFPEAAVVVDEQPGEESIREDKLQTILESVRDASGISGTGDGVLSQEPVLGQACYLPTSIDGIPVMGRIPEQLGCYVAAGHGCWGILLGPATGEAMANLIVNGSSIPNVNMEVFNPTRFATPWNIPTAAAAALIKK; translated from the coding sequence ATGACCAACAGGCACAACCATCACAATTTCATTGTCCGTCGTGTTTTTGCTATTTACGCCACCTTTGTCCCCAACGTGTTCAATTTGTTTCCTATCGTTTTTGCCTTCGTCGCTCCATCCCGACAGTTTGGGCGCTCttcgtttcacagtcagccaaAGTTGTTAATGTCTGCTTCGGTCGATTCTAAAGTGGATCATGTTGTGATCGCAGGGGCTGGGATTGTGGGCACGACAACTGCGTATTTTTTGGCCATGCGTTACGATGTACGGGTTACGTTAGTTGATCCCACGGGTTCCATTGCTCCTGCCGCGTCTGGAAAAGCTGGAGGGTTTCTAGCCAAAGACTGGAACGACAACAGTCCAACTGAGGCCTTAACACGCCGATCGTTCGACCTGCACCAGCAGCTTGCTGACGAACTAGGAGCCAATACAATTCAGTACCGGCGATTGACTTGTGCGGCAGTCAGCGTCGATCCGTTTTCATCGCGGCGTCCGAACGGTAAAAAACTTTCGACGGTGGAATGGGCTCAGCATGACGACTTAGCGCAAAACACTGTTCGAGGAATGCAACCACTGGGCGACGAGTCTACAATTGCCCAAGTGCATCCGAAACGATTGTGCGAGGAGCTTTGGAAGGCTGCAAAGAAACAGGTGGGTGGAAATTCACTTCGTCAAGGGAGTGTGATCGGTGCCGTACATGACGATGAATCTGGGCGTTTGCAAGGTGCCAAGCTTGGCGACGGTAGTTTGCTGGAATGCGACGCGCTACTGTTCGCCTGTGGTCCGTGGACAGCCCCCAGTATGATGCAAGGAGTAAAGTATCATTCTGTAGTTATTCCTACCAGCAGGGTCCTTTCGCAGTGCGTCTTTTTCAGTGGCTGTGGAGATCCCGAAGTATACGTGCGACCTGATCAAACCGCGTATTGCACCGGTTTTCCAGAAGCAGCTGTCGTTGTGGACGAACAACCGGGCGAGGAGTCGATCCGTGAGGACAAGCTGCAGACCATTCTGGAGTCAGTACGTGACGCGTCTGGAATTTCTGGTACTGGTGATGGCGTGTTGTCGCAGGAGCCAGTTTTGGGACAAGCATGTTATCTTCCTACGTCAATTGACGGTATTCCAGTGATGGGCCggatcccggagcagttgGGGTGTTACGTGGCGGCTGGCCACGGATGCTGGGGTATTCTTTTAGGACCTGCTACTGGCGAAGCCATGGCCAATCTGATAGTGAACGGCTCGTCGATACCAAACGTTAATATGGAAGTTTTCAATCCTACTCGTTTTGCTACTCCTTGGAATATTCCTACCGCGGCAGCAGCCGCGTTGATAAAGAAATAG